A single window of Ferrimonas balearica DSM 9799 DNA harbors:
- a CDS encoding potassium channel family protein: MRSKITQDNNFFFLTGALIILLLSSALEQVLSSGLLEEVLQLLTLLTFAVCLTSLKFEPGWSRFLMLLVAAWVFLALLKRWLHIGLFDLMGLTLMLMFFLGTLKACARQILFTGGPITGNQVVGSLALFLLLGLVWALIYLVILEFSPEAFSGLEPRPWQDNLNRAIYFSFVTLTTLGYGEITPTNAFAQAAVYLEAIIGTFYLAVVVASLVSAKQAEP, from the coding sequence ATGCGCAGCAAAATCACTCAGGATAACAACTTCTTCTTCCTCACCGGCGCCCTGATCATCCTGCTGCTCAGCAGCGCGCTGGAGCAGGTGCTGTCCAGTGGTTTGCTGGAAGAGGTGTTGCAACTCCTCACCCTGCTCACCTTTGCCGTGTGCCTGACCAGCCTGAAGTTTGAGCCCGGCTGGTCCCGCTTCCTGATGCTGCTGGTGGCGGCCTGGGTGTTTCTGGCACTGCTGAAACGCTGGCTCCATATCGGCCTGTTTGATCTGATGGGACTGACGCTGATGCTGATGTTCTTTCTCGGCACCCTCAAAGCCTGCGCCCGCCAAATCCTCTTTACCGGCGGCCCCATCACCGGCAATCAGGTGGTGGGCTCACTGGCACTGTTCCTGCTGTTAGGGCTGGTGTGGGCCCTGATCTACCTGGTGATACTGGAGTTTTCCCCGGAGGCGTTCAGTGGCCTGGAGCCCCGCCCCTGGCAGGACAACCTCAACCGCGCCATCTACTTCAGCTTTGTCACCCTCACTACACTGGGCTACGGCGAGATCACCCCCACCAATGCCTTTGCCCAGGCAGCGGTGTATCTGGAGGCGATCATCGGCACCTTCTACCTGGCAGTGGTGGTGGCCAGTCTGGTCAGCGCCAAACAGGCCGAGCCTTAA
- a CDS encoding phosphoglycerate kinase, with protein MTVLKLTDQDLAGKRVLIRQDLNVPVKNGVVTSDARILASLPTIELALKAGAKVMVMSHLGRPTEGEYDEAFSMAPVVNYLADKLAAPVRLEKDYLSGVEVADGELVIFENVRFNPGEKKDDEALSKAYAALCDIFVMDAFGTAHRAQASTHGVAKFAPVACAGPLLAAELDALGKALDNPARPMVAIVGGSKVSTKLTVLESLSQKVDQLVVGGGIANTFIAAAGHPVGKSLYEADLIDQAKALTAQAQSRGGDIPVPTDVVCGKQFAEDAEATLKPVADVADDDMIFDIGPDSAEALAEILKNAGTIVWNGPVGVFEFDQFGAGTQRIAQAIAESDAFSIAGGGDTLAAVDKYGIADKISYISTGGGAFLEFLEGKTLPAVAMLEQRAKG; from the coding sequence ATGACCGTACTCAAGCTGACCGATCAGGATCTGGCCGGCAAACGCGTGCTGATCCGCCAGGATCTCAACGTGCCGGTGAAAAACGGCGTCGTCACTTCGGACGCCCGTATCCTGGCCTCCCTGCCGACCATCGAACTGGCCCTCAAGGCCGGTGCCAAGGTGATGGTGATGTCCCACCTGGGCCGTCCCACCGAGGGCGAGTATGACGAGGCGTTCTCCATGGCGCCGGTGGTGAACTACCTGGCCGACAAACTGGCTGCGCCGGTGCGCCTGGAGAAGGACTACCTGAGCGGCGTTGAGGTGGCTGACGGCGAGCTGGTGATCTTCGAAAACGTTCGCTTCAATCCGGGCGAGAAGAAGGACGACGAAGCGCTGTCCAAAGCCTACGCCGCCCTGTGCGACATCTTTGTGATGGACGCCTTCGGCACCGCCCACCGCGCTCAGGCCTCCACCCACGGTGTGGCCAAGTTTGCCCCGGTCGCCTGTGCCGGCCCGCTGCTGGCGGCGGAGCTGGACGCGTTGGGTAAGGCGCTGGATAACCCGGCCCGCCCGATGGTGGCCATTGTCGGTGGCTCCAAGGTCTCCACCAAGCTGACCGTACTGGAGTCCCTGTCCCAGAAAGTGGACCAGCTGGTGGTTGGTGGCGGCATCGCCAACACCTTTATCGCCGCAGCCGGTCACCCGGTGGGCAAGTCCCTGTACGAAGCTGACCTGATCGACCAGGCCAAGGCCCTGACCGCCCAGGCCCAGAGCCGTGGCGGCGACATCCCGGTGCCCACCGACGTGGTGTGCGGCAAGCAGTTTGCTGAAGATGCCGAAGCCACCCTGAAGCCGGTGGCCGACGTGGCCGACGATGACATGATTTTCGACATCGGTCCGGACAGCGCGGAAGCGCTGGCTGAGATCCTGAAAAACGCCGGCACCATTGTCTGGAATGGTCCGGTAGGCGTGTTCGAGTTTGACCAGTTCGGTGCCGGTACCCAGCGCATCGCTCAGGCCATCGCCGAGTCCGACGCCTTCTCCATCGCCGGTGGTGGTGACACCCTGGCGGCGGTCGACAAGTACGGCATCGCCGACAAAATCTCCTACATTTCCACTGGGGGCGGTGCGTTCCTCGAGTTCCTCGAGGGTAAAACCCTGCCGGCGGTGGCGATGCTGGAGCAACGCGCCAAAGGTTAA
- a CDS encoding 16S rRNA pseudouridine(516) synthase, whose product MRLDRLLCQHPKWNRRHVLGLLVQGRVTVNEVVVTNPTHEVSAFDTVHADGELCQAGKPAHYLMLNKPAGILSATSDPVHPTVMQLLPEALAKDLHIGGRLDRASTGLMLLTNDGQWSRRATDPDKRSPKVYRVTLANPIHPDTEQVFAEGIYFPFEAITTSPAQLERLGECECRLTIYEGRYHQIKRMFGRFRNPVVALHRESMGAITLDPTLAPGQYRALTAEEIASV is encoded by the coding sequence ATGAGACTGGATCGACTGCTGTGCCAACACCCCAAATGGAATCGCCGCCACGTGCTGGGGTTGCTGGTGCAGGGCCGCGTTACCGTTAATGAGGTGGTGGTGACCAACCCCACCCACGAGGTGTCGGCGTTCGACACCGTGCACGCGGATGGCGAACTGTGCCAGGCAGGCAAACCCGCCCACTACCTGATGCTGAACAAGCCGGCGGGGATCCTCAGTGCCACCAGCGACCCGGTGCATCCGACGGTGATGCAGCTGCTGCCCGAAGCGCTGGCCAAAGACCTCCACATCGGTGGCCGTCTCGACCGCGCCAGCACCGGCCTGATGTTGCTGACCAACGATGGGCAGTGGTCACGCCGCGCCACCGACCCGGACAAGCGCTCCCCCAAGGTGTACCGGGTCACCCTGGCCAACCCCATCCACCCCGATACCGAGCAGGTGTTTGCCGAAGGCATTTACTTTCCTTTCGAAGCGATCACCACCTCACCGGCGCAACTGGAGCGACTGGGAGAGTGTGAGTGCCGACTTACCATCTATGAAGGGCGCTATCACCAGATTAAGCGGATGTTCGGCCGCTTCCGCAATCCGGTTGTGGCCCTGCACCGCGAATCCATGGGGGCCATCACCCTCGACCCGACTCTGGCACCCGGCCAATACCGGGCGTTAACGGCAGAGGAGATCGCCAGCGTCTAG
- a CDS encoding DUF481 domain-containing protein: MKAINTITASLLLALGSAIPAMAEDAPPPPFSGTAELGATIVSGNTETTNIKGKVDATHLIGDLKNQYLLDILYAEDTGERSGERYYALYQGDYPATGKQYMFGMVDGEIDKFTDYEYIVSAALGYGRRIIEQDTMTLLAEAGPGYSYKKYDDDLRPDEDDESDFIARVKVDFWWQFSESAEFGQLITSNIALGDGSTITRSETYVSAALVGSLAMKLSYSVKHDSDPGPDNKSTDTTLAATLLYKF, translated from the coding sequence ATGAAAGCCATCAACACCATTACCGCCAGCCTGCTGCTGGCCCTGGGCAGCGCCATCCCCGCCATGGCGGAAGATGCCCCCCCGCCGCCGTTCAGCGGTACCGCCGAGCTGGGTGCCACCATCGTCTCCGGCAACACTGAAACCACCAACATCAAAGGTAAAGTGGACGCCACTCACCTGATTGGTGACCTCAAGAATCAATACCTGCTCGATATCCTCTACGCCGAGGATACCGGGGAGCGCTCCGGTGAGCGTTACTACGCCCTCTATCAGGGGGACTACCCGGCTACCGGCAAACAGTACATGTTTGGCATGGTGGACGGTGAGATCGATAAGTTCACCGACTACGAGTACATCGTCAGTGCCGCGCTGGGTTACGGCCGTCGCATCATCGAACAGGACACCATGACGCTGCTGGCTGAGGCCGGTCCGGGTTACAGCTACAAGAAGTACGATGACGACCTGCGCCCCGATGAGGACGACGAAAGCGACTTTATCGCCCGGGTGAAAGTGGACTTCTGGTGGCAGTTCTCTGAGAGCGCCGAGTTTGGTCAGCTGATCACCTCCAACATCGCGCTGGGTGACGGCTCTACCATTACCCGTAGCGAAACCTATGTGTCCGCCGCACTGGTAGGCAGCCTGGCGATGAAGCTCTCCTACAGCGTCAAGCACGACTCCGATCCGGGCCCGGACAATAAGAGCACCGACACCACGCTGGCAGCGACCCTGCTCTACAAGTTCTGA
- the srmB gene encoding ATP-dependent RNA helicase SrmB: MSFADFDLDPRLEKALAKSGYTKPTTIQRAVLEAALEERDILASAPTGTGKTAAYLLPALQHLLDFPRREAGHARVLVLTPTRELAQQVEAYGRKLLAGTQLSIGAIVGGKDYQHDADLLKQNMDILVATPGRLIMYLEDEKFDPRQVEIMVIDEADRMLDMGFMPVVDRIAAETRWRKQTMLFSATLEGAGLDNFVRELLNDPVHCDAKPPRSERKKITQYYYRADDMDHKFKLLKRLLADPECTRAMIFTKTRDRATELHAKLFAAKIRTAVLQGAMVQGKRDDALERFREGRVQVLVATDVAARGIDIANVTHVINFDLPRTSEVYLHRIGRTARAGAKGMALNLVEAHDMPMLDRIQRYIDEPIKVRVIESLRPRSKAPSFSKPKKKTDAKGKKKSATKGKKKASGKSADKPEEKKQRHRDRKNIGKRRAPAANKAGDNE, from the coding sequence ATGAGTTTCGCCGATTTCGATCTGGATCCGCGCCTGGAAAAGGCGCTGGCCAAAAGCGGTTACACCAAACCCACCACCATTCAGCGTGCCGTACTTGAAGCGGCGCTGGAGGAGCGTGACATCCTGGCCAGTGCCCCGACCGGTACCGGTAAAACGGCCGCCTATCTGCTGCCGGCACTGCAGCACCTGCTCGACTTCCCGCGCCGGGAAGCCGGTCACGCCCGCGTGTTGGTGCTGACCCCGACCCGCGAGCTGGCGCAACAGGTGGAAGCCTATGGCCGCAAACTGCTGGCCGGCACCCAGCTGTCCATCGGCGCCATCGTCGGTGGTAAGGACTACCAGCATGACGCCGACCTGCTGAAGCAGAACATGGACATCCTGGTGGCCACCCCGGGTCGCCTGATCATGTACCTGGAGGACGAGAAGTTCGATCCGCGCCAGGTTGAGATCATGGTGATCGACGAAGCCGACCGCATGCTGGACATGGGCTTTATGCCAGTGGTGGACCGCATCGCTGCTGAAACCCGCTGGCGCAAGCAAACCATGCTGTTCTCCGCCACCCTGGAGGGCGCGGGGCTGGACAACTTTGTCCGCGAGCTGCTGAACGACCCGGTGCACTGCGACGCCAAGCCGCCGCGCAGCGAGCGCAAGAAGATCACCCAGTACTACTACCGCGCTGACGACATGGACCACAAGTTCAAGCTGCTCAAGCGCCTGCTGGCGGATCCGGAGTGCACCCGCGCGATGATCTTTACCAAGACCCGCGACCGCGCCACTGAGCTGCACGCCAAGCTGTTTGCCGCCAAGATCCGCACTGCCGTGCTGCAGGGCGCTATGGTGCAGGGCAAGCGTGACGATGCCCTGGAGCGTTTCCGCGAAGGCCGTGTGCAGGTGCTGGTGGCCACTGACGTCGCCGCCCGTGGCATCGACATCGCCAACGTCACCCACGTGATCAACTTCGACCTGCCCCGCACCAGCGAGGTTTACCTGCACCGTATCGGCCGTACCGCCCGTGCCGGTGCCAAGGGGATGGCCCTGAACCTGGTGGAAGCCCACGATATGCCGATGCTGGATCGCATCCAGCGCTACATCGATGAGCCCATCAAAGTGCGGGTGATCGAGTCCCTGCGTCCGCGCAGCAAGGCGCCGAGCTTCAGCAAGCCGAAGAAGAAGACCGACGCCAAGGGTAAGAAGAAGTCCGCCACCAAAGGCAAGAAGAAAGCCAGCGGCAAATCCGCGGACAAGCCGGAGGAGAAGAAGCAACGCCACCGTGACCGTAAGAACATCGGTAAGCGTCGCGCTCCGGCCGCCAACAAAGCCGGCGACAACGAGTAA
- the epd gene encoding erythrose-4-phosphate dehydrogenase yields MTLRVAINGFGRIGRSTLRALYETGLREQIRVVAINELAKPEAIAHLTQFDTTHGRFAQPVSVSDGWLHVGGDDIALFHQPDVSQLPWGELEIDLVMECSGVLKTRAECEAHCRAGAKRVLISHPADSAVDATVVFGVNHQCLTGDETVVSNASCTTNCSVPVITLLHEEFGIERGAITTIHSAMHDQQVIDAYHDDLRLTRAASQSIIPVDTKLARGIERIVPSLKNKFEAIAVRVPTTNVTAMDLSLTLRDRVDIATINGVLQNAAEGRLRGILNYTEAPLVSSDFNHDPHSCVVDGTQTRVSDGHLVKLLLWCDNEWGFANRMLDTALALAGAGTGSE; encoded by the coding sequence ATGACCCTACGCGTTGCCATTAATGGCTTTGGCCGAATCGGCCGTTCTACCCTTCGAGCCCTGTACGAAACCGGGCTGCGGGAGCAGATCCGCGTGGTCGCCATCAACGAACTGGCCAAGCCTGAGGCCATCGCCCACCTGACCCAGTTTGACACCACCCACGGCCGTTTCGCCCAGCCCGTCAGCGTATCCGACGGTTGGCTGCATGTGGGCGGCGATGACATCGCCCTGTTTCACCAGCCCGATGTGAGCCAGTTGCCCTGGGGCGAGCTGGAGATCGACCTGGTGATGGAGTGCTCCGGGGTGCTGAAAACCCGTGCCGAGTGCGAAGCGCACTGCCGGGCCGGCGCCAAACGGGTGCTGATCTCCCATCCGGCGGACAGCGCCGTGGACGCCACCGTGGTATTTGGCGTCAACCATCAATGCCTGACCGGCGACGAGACCGTGGTCTCCAACGCGTCCTGCACCACCAACTGCTCGGTGCCGGTGATCACCCTGCTGCACGAGGAGTTTGGCATCGAGCGCGGTGCCATCACCACCATCCATTCGGCCATGCACGATCAGCAGGTGATCGACGCCTATCACGACGACCTGCGCCTGACCCGTGCCGCCAGCCAATCCATCATTCCGGTGGACACCAAGCTGGCGCGGGGCATTGAGCGCATCGTGCCCAGCCTGAAAAACAAGTTTGAAGCCATCGCGGTGCGGGTGCCGACCACCAACGTTACCGCCATGGATCTCTCCCTGACCCTGCGCGACCGGGTCGACATCGCCACCATCAACGGGGTGCTGCAGAACGCCGCCGAAGGGCGACTGCGTGGCATCCTGAACTACACTGAGGCCCCGTTGGTCTCCAGCGATTTTAACCACGACCCCCACTCCTGCGTGGTGGACGGCACCCAGACCCGGGTGTCTGATGGTCACCTGGTGAAGCTGTTGCTGTGGTGCGATAACGAGTGGGGATTTGCCAACCGCATGTTGGACACGGCACTGGCCCTGGCCGGTGCCGGAACTGGATCTGAATGA
- a CDS encoding type II secretion system protein — MKVSANKGFTLIELVVVIVILGILAVVALPRYIDLQDDARESAIVAQFGALASAIKLYHNGWLAAGHTDAVEDLPSFGDGTIASTATGWPYGKTTSEHQYDACVSLWHGLTDTDITAEGTDSVNHVGQIDSDVGITYRDNTCIFVAAHFVQKGKPTIQMTYNNATGEVVIDDAKYDHQGNQVP, encoded by the coding sequence ATGAAAGTATCCGCAAACAAGGGCTTTACCCTGATTGAACTGGTGGTGGTTATCGTGATCCTCGGCATTCTGGCCGTGGTGGCACTGCCCCGCTATATCGACCTGCAGGACGATGCACGGGAGAGTGCGATTGTGGCGCAGTTTGGTGCACTGGCCAGTGCCATTAAGCTGTATCACAACGGCTGGCTGGCCGCGGGCCACACCGACGCCGTGGAAGACCTGCCCAGCTTTGGTGACGGCACCATCGCCTCCACCGCCACCGGCTGGCCCTACGGCAAAACCACCTCCGAGCATCAGTACGATGCCTGCGTGAGCCTGTGGCATGGCCTGACCGATACCGACATCACCGCCGAAGGCACCGACAGCGTCAACCACGTGGGTCAGATCGACTCCGACGTGGGCATCACCTATCGTGACAACACCTGCATCTTTGTGGCGGCGCACTTTGTCCAGAAGGGCAAACCCACCATCCAGATGACCTACAACAACGCCACCGGTGAGGTGGTGATTGATGATGCCAAATACGACCACCAAGGCAACCAGGTGCCCTGA
- the fba gene encoding class II fructose-bisphosphate aldolase (catalyzes the reversible aldol condensation of dihydroxyacetonephosphate and glyceraldehyde 3-phosphate in the Calvin cycle, glycolysis, and/or gluconeogenesis) has product MALISLRQMLDHAAEHNYGVPAFNVNNLEQMRAIMQAAEETDSPVIVQASAGARKYARPQFLRYLMNAALEQYPDVPVCIHQDHGTSPDVCQRSIQMGFSSVMMDGSLREDGKTPADYGYNVQVTQRTVAFAHACGVSVEGEIGCLGSLETGMAGEEDGVGAEGVLSHDQLLTDPEEAARFVAATKVDALAIAIGTSHGAYKFSKKPTGDVLRIDRIKEIHARIPDTHLVMHGSSSVPQEWLEVINRFGGEIPETYGVPVEEIVEGIKYGVRKVNIDTDLRLASTGAVRKFLAENPSEFDPRKFLQASMVAMAGICKDRYEAFGCAGMGSKIKPLSLQAMYKRYLSGELDPKVHI; this is encoded by the coding sequence ATGGCTTTGATCTCTCTGCGCCAGATGCTCGACCACGCTGCTGAGCATAACTACGGTGTACCCGCTTTTAACGTTAACAACCTGGAGCAGATGCGCGCCATCATGCAGGCCGCCGAGGAAACCGATTCCCCGGTGATCGTGCAAGCCTCCGCCGGTGCCCGTAAGTACGCGCGTCCGCAGTTCCTGCGCTACCTGATGAACGCGGCACTGGAGCAGTACCCGGACGTTCCGGTGTGTATCCACCAGGACCACGGCACCTCCCCGGACGTGTGTCAGCGTTCCATCCAGATGGGCTTCAGCTCCGTGATGATGGATGGCTCTCTGCGCGAAGATGGCAAAACCCCGGCTGACTACGGTTACAACGTGCAGGTGACTCAGCGCACCGTCGCGTTCGCCCACGCTTGTGGTGTGTCCGTAGAGGGTGAAATTGGCTGTCTGGGCAGCCTGGAAACCGGCATGGCTGGCGAAGAGGATGGTGTGGGCGCCGAAGGCGTACTGAGCCACGACCAGCTGCTGACCGACCCGGAAGAAGCCGCCCGCTTTGTGGCTGCCACCAAGGTGGACGCCCTGGCGATCGCCATCGGCACCAGCCACGGCGCTTACAAGTTCTCCAAGAAGCCGACCGGTGACGTACTGCGCATCGACCGCATCAAAGAGATCCACGCTCGCATTCCGGATACCCACCTGGTGATGCACGGCTCCTCCTCCGTACCGCAGGAGTGGCTGGAAGTGATCAACCGCTTCGGTGGTGAGATCCCGGAAACCTACGGTGTGCCGGTGGAAGAGATCGTTGAAGGCATCAAGTACGGTGTTCGCAAAGTGAACATCGATACCGACCTGCGCCTGGCCTCTACCGGTGCGGTGCGTAAGTTCCTGGCGGAGAACCCGTCTGAGTTCGACCCGCGTAAGTTCCTGCAGGCTTCCATGGTCGCCATGGCCGGCATCTGTAAGGATCGTTACGAAGCCTTCGGCTGTGCCGGTATGGGCTCCAAGATCAAGCCGCTCTCCCTGCAGGCGATGTACAAGCGTTACCTGTCCGGCGAGCTGGACCCGAAAGTGCACATCTGA
- a CDS encoding CvfB family protein — MVNIGQFNTLTITKRVGFGLYLDGGDLGEILLPKKWAPEDANPGDELEVFIYLDSEDQFIATTQKPKAQVGQFASLQCKEVGRYGAFLDWGLDKDLLVPFNQQKQPMEAGRYYVVYLYVDQHTDRIAASGKLDRFLDKTPANYKVGQKVRVTIGGKSDLGYKAIVDNAHWGVIYFDTVFKPLRNGQQMPGTITKVRDGGRLDVSVNAPVAKQVDQLGEKILAYLRTQPNGFAPLNDKADPETIKSLFGVSKGVFKRTIGGLYKAERITILDNGIELR; from the coding sequence ATGGTCAACATCGGACAATTCAACACCCTCACCATCACCAAGCGGGTCGGTTTCGGCCTCTACCTGGATGGCGGCGATCTGGGTGAGATCCTGCTGCCGAAGAAGTGGGCGCCCGAAGACGCCAACCCGGGTGACGAGCTGGAGGTGTTTATCTACCTCGACTCGGAAGACCAGTTTATCGCCACCACCCAGAAGCCCAAGGCTCAGGTAGGTCAGTTCGCCTCCCTGCAGTGCAAGGAAGTGGGCCGTTACGGTGCGTTCCTGGACTGGGGTCTGGATAAAGACCTGCTGGTACCGTTTAACCAGCAGAAGCAGCCGATGGAAGCGGGTCGCTACTACGTGGTGTACCTCTACGTTGATCAGCACACCGACCGCATCGCCGCCTCCGGCAAGCTGGATCGCTTCCTCGACAAAACCCCGGCCAACTACAAAGTGGGCCAGAAGGTGCGAGTCACCATTGGTGGCAAATCCGATCTGGGTTACAAGGCGATCGTCGATAACGCCCACTGGGGTGTGATCTACTTCGACACCGTATTTAAGCCGCTGCGCAACGGTCAGCAGATGCCCGGCACCATCACCAAGGTGCGCGACGGTGGCCGCCTCGACGTCAGCGTCAACGCCCCGGTCGCCAAACAGGTTGATCAGCTGGGTGAAAAGATCCTGGCCTACCTGCGCACCCAGCCCAACGGCTTTGCCCCGTTGAACGACAAGGCCGACCCGGAGACCATCAAGTCCCTGTTCGGCGTCTCCAAGGGCGTGTTCAAGCGCACCATCGGCGGCCTCTACAAAGCGGAACGCATCACCATCCTCGATAACGGCATCGAGCTGCGGTAA
- a CDS encoding PAS domain-containing protein — protein MSRVLAGFDQAPTHRQLPFIWQLLLMVLVIAGIALGAISVNAELLRARLSEHRFSELQVFSDRINDSMYRLETRAQLMAQYGIASHLLRQQQLNIDPLKSFMQQLLATESSFRKIAILDIEGNTILSQGQDTYFHLTRRKLQSLIADLDPGEVFSSPLQLEGGRAHRYMIAPVSGSPHGARAMLFTVEMAESWTKFKAVDGSDGTPLVLVDARGNCFGINRGDDSDIGQLPLPGRHPDLWQAMQQNDFGQLAKGNFHYIYMQVRPGSQSPLYLVTFLENNTQHPLVQRYQRQITVAALVLILVLARLMWHRRYQEDHSRGRARAERLLEQLYHGTQGLLIFNSEGRCITANPAASSQLDLQPDRLQDRRFRHLFDSDNLGVDMIWQLIRGSGYWEGRLVVRHQPQLVVKTNIRAIPIEDNERLFLLTLEEGRQQLDMEQQLRQLEQLTDSASGLALIDGHQRIRHINPALGRILSQPEERLCGTHWLTLLQLTTPDLELSLNHQLANRGYWQGALWFRRGDGGVVRCLANLHQGEAIGQDDSYQVLTLTPLMDQKLDDAVSAGQRPRHNLARVLQQGQPSSALILFSQSHPNALATFNDSDALLFRQHQLVQLLDGALPKDAMLGEEGEIGETAVLLPGWNDSDATTLAANLIQLLDEGGLREDLTIGLAQSAPGQPWHTLLDNARAAVVRATLSGQAYCQAHTRNSA, from the coding sequence TTGAGCCGCGTCCTTGCGGGGTTTGACCAGGCCCCAACTCACCGACAGTTGCCTTTTATCTGGCAGCTGCTGTTGATGGTTCTGGTGATCGCCGGCATCGCCCTCGGCGCCATCAGCGTCAATGCTGAACTGCTCCGGGCCCGCCTTTCGGAACACCGGTTCAGCGAACTCCAGGTATTCAGCGACCGCATCAACGACAGCATGTACCGGCTGGAGACCCGGGCCCAACTGATGGCCCAATACGGTATCGCTTCCCACCTCCTGCGCCAGCAACAACTCAACATCGATCCCCTCAAATCCTTTATGCAGCAGTTGCTCGCCACCGAGAGCAGCTTCCGCAAAATCGCCATTCTCGATATCGAGGGCAACACCATCCTCAGCCAGGGGCAGGACACCTACTTTCACCTGACCCGACGAAAACTGCAGAGCCTGATCGCCGACCTCGACCCTGGCGAGGTGTTCAGCTCACCGCTGCAGCTCGAAGGAGGCCGCGCCCACCGCTATATGATCGCCCCGGTGTCCGGCAGCCCCCACGGCGCCCGAGCCATGCTGTTCACCGTAGAGATGGCCGAGTCCTGGACCAAATTCAAAGCGGTTGACGGCAGCGATGGCACTCCACTGGTGCTGGTGGATGCCCGCGGTAACTGCTTTGGCATCAACCGGGGCGATGACAGCGACATCGGCCAGTTACCGTTACCGGGCCGCCACCCCGATTTGTGGCAGGCGATGCAACAGAATGACTTTGGCCAGCTGGCCAAGGGCAACTTCCACTACATCTACATGCAGGTGCGCCCCGGCTCCCAGTCGCCGCTCTACCTGGTCACCTTCCTGGAAAACAACACGCAGCATCCCCTGGTTCAGCGCTACCAGCGTCAGATCACTGTGGCCGCACTGGTGCTGATTCTGGTGCTGGCACGACTGATGTGGCACCGCCGCTATCAGGAGGACCACAGCCGTGGCCGCGCCCGCGCTGAGCGCCTGCTGGAGCAGCTCTACCACGGCACTCAGGGGCTGCTGATCTTCAACAGTGAAGGCCGCTGCATCACCGCCAACCCCGCCGCCTCCAGTCAGTTGGACCTGCAGCCCGACCGATTGCAGGACCGCCGCTTCCGCCACCTGTTCGACAGCGACAACCTGGGCGTGGACATGATTTGGCAGCTGATCCGCGGCTCCGGCTACTGGGAGGGGCGCCTGGTGGTGCGACACCAGCCCCAGCTGGTGGTGAAAACCAACATCCGGGCCATCCCCATTGAGGACAATGAGCGTCTGTTCCTGCTCACCCTGGAGGAGGGACGACAGCAACTGGATATGGAGCAGCAACTGCGCCAACTGGAGCAGCTTACCGACAGCGCCAGCGGTCTGGCCCTGATCGACGGCCATCAGCGCATCCGCCATATCAATCCAGCCCTTGGTCGCATTCTCAGCCAGCCCGAAGAGCGCCTGTGCGGCACCCACTGGCTGACGCTGCTGCAGCTCACCACTCCCGACCTGGAACTGAGCCTCAATCATCAGCTGGCCAATCGTGGCTACTGGCAGGGCGCACTCTGGTTCCGCCGGGGTGACGGCGGGGTGGTGCGCTGCCTGGCCAATCTGCATCAGGGTGAGGCTATCGGCCAGGACGACAGTTACCAGGTGCTGACCCTCACCCCGCTGATGGACCAGAAGCTCGACGACGCCGTCAGTGCCGGACAGCGGCCCCGCCACAACCTGGCGCGGGTGCTGCAGCAGGGGCAGCCCAGCAGCGCGCTGATCCTGTTCAGCCAGAGCCACCCCAATGCCCTGGCCACCTTTAACGACTCCGACGCTCTGCTGTTCCGTCAGCACCAGCTGGTGCAGCTGCTCGATGGCGCGTTGCCCAAGGACGCGATGCTCGGTGAAGAGGGCGAGATTGGCGAAACCGCCGTGCTGTTGCCGGGCTGGAACGACAGCGACGCTACCACCCTGGCGGCCAACCTGATTCAGCTGCTGGATGAGGGTGGGCTGCGTGAAGACCTCACCATCGGACTGGCTCAGAGTGCGCCCGGCCAACCCTGGCACACCCTGCTCGATAACGCCCGGGCGGCGGTGGTGCGCGCCACCCTGTCGGGACAGGCCTATTGTCAGGCACACACCCGAAACAGCGCCTGA